The region TGAGTGTAGCAGTTTGGGTTGGTTTTATAGCCCTTTTTGGATTAGCAACCGATGATGGTGTACTTATGGGAACTTATCTCGACCAAAGTTTTGAACGAAATCCTACTAAAACTATAAATGGGATAAAGCAGGCTGTTGTAGAAGCAGGAGAGCGTAGAATCCGCCCTGCTGTAATGACGACCGCTACTACAGTTATTGCCCTGCTGCCCATACTTACTTCAACAGGTCGAGGTTCTGACATTATGGTCCCTATGGCGATTCCGGCATTCGGGGGTATGATAGTAGCTGCAATTACATACTTTATCGTCCCTACTCTTTACTGTATGCGTGAAGAATATAAACTTAAAAGACAATCATCATGAACAAATATATAATAAAAATAATAATCGTCGCACTTTTGTGTAACTCATGGTGCTATGCCCAAACGCTGGACGACTCTTTTAAGATAGCCGCAGAAAACAATCCGGGCTTGCAGTCAGTATATAAGGAATACGAGGCTGCATTACAAAAAGTACCACAAGTCAATTCCCTGCCTGACCCAACATTTACATTCGGGTACTTTATTTCTCCGGTAGAAACACGGGTTGGACCACAACAAGCAAGGTTCTCACTTGTACAAATGTTTCCATGGTTTGGCACATTAAAAGCGCAGGGTGATGCCGCAGCATTAATTGCAGAAGCAAAATTTCAAAATTTCCTGGATGCCCGAAACAAACTATATTTTCAGGTAGCTGCTGCATTCTATCCTTTGTATGAGCTAAATGATTTGATAGCCATTGAAAAGGAAAACATAGACATACTTGAATCATACAAAAGCATTTCAACCAAAAAATTTGAAAATGGAATTGGAACAATGGTTGATGTTTTAAGGGTGGAAATTATGCTCAAGGATGCACAGACTAATTTGAATATTTTAATTGATAAAGAAAAACCGTTATTAACCACTTTCAATAAGCTGTTGAATAGGTCAGAAAATGAGAAGGTGACAATGACTGATTCGCTCAAAACGGACTACTTGACCGATGATTTCCGTAAGGATTCCTTGATTTCCGCAAATCCAATTTTAAAATCATTGGACTTGAAAATAAAGGCA is a window of Candidatus Kapaibacterium sp. DNA encoding:
- a CDS encoding TolC family protein codes for the protein MNKYIIKIIIVALLCNSWCYAQTLDDSFKIAAENNPGLQSVYKEYEAALQKVPQVNSLPDPTFTFGYFISPVETRVGPQQARFSLVQMFPWFGTLKAQGDAAALIAEAKFQNFLDARNKLYFQVAAAFYPLYELNDLIAIEKENIDILESYKSISTKKFENGIGTMVDVLRVEIMLKDAQTNLNILIDKEKPLLTTFNKLLNRSENEKVTMTDSLKTDYLTDDFRKDSLISANPILKSLDLKIKASEAGELSAQKQGMPKFGIGLDYVMVGERRDIVMPDNGKDAIMPMISISIPIFRGKYDASETEAKLMQESYMYQKIDLTNSLISNYEMVWFEIQQQQQLLSLYEQQIQLSQQSLNLIFTSYGNSGKEFEEVLRMQQQLLKYRKMRATALTQYHIAIAKLDYITSKSN